A window of the Sporosarcina sp. FSL K6-2383 genome harbors these coding sequences:
- the cdaA gene encoding diadenylate cyclase CdaA codes for MPKWGELIDLSPVAALVNIVDVLLVWFVFYQLIKVIKGTKAVQLLKGIFVIILVSVLTDVFGLDTIGFLMGEVLQWGFLAIIIIFQPELRRALEQLGRGRIFARTNVQENEERERLMTALTKSVSYMAKRRIGALISIEKETGLSEYIETGIPLHADITSELLINIFIPNTPLHDGAVILQKKQIAAAGCYLPLSESSFISKELGTRHRAAIGLSEVTDAITVIVSEETGAVSITAAGDLDRNLSMEEFETRLRKVWFGSEPEQVEHSIWKWGKKNG; via the coding sequence ATGCCCAAGTGGGGAGAACTAATCGATTTAAGTCCAGTAGCAGCACTTGTTAATATTGTGGATGTGCTTCTTGTCTGGTTTGTTTTTTATCAGCTTATTAAAGTTATTAAGGGAACCAAAGCGGTCCAATTGCTAAAAGGAATATTCGTTATTATTCTCGTCAGTGTTTTAACTGATGTCTTCGGCCTTGATACCATTGGTTTTTTGATGGGAGAAGTACTCCAATGGGGATTTTTAGCCATTATTATTATCTTCCAGCCTGAGTTAAGACGGGCGCTTGAGCAGCTAGGGAGAGGGCGTATATTCGCTCGTACGAATGTACAGGAGAATGAGGAAAGAGAACGTTTAATGACCGCACTGACAAAGTCTGTGAGTTATATGGCGAAACGCCGAATTGGGGCACTGATTTCCATTGAAAAAGAAACAGGACTTAGTGAATATATCGAGACAGGTATCCCATTACATGCAGATATAACGTCTGAGCTGTTGATTAATATATTTATCCCGAATACACCGCTTCATGATGGAGCAGTCATTCTCCAGAAAAAACAAATTGCCGCAGCGGGTTGTTATTTGCCGTTATCGGAGAGTTCATTTATTTCAAAAGAGCTTGGGACGCGTCATCGTGCGGCAATTGGGCTGAGTGAAGTTACGGATGCAATCACGGTAATTGTGTCGGAAGAAACAGGAGCTGTTAGTATTACAGCAGCTGGTGATTTGGATAGAAACTTGAGCATGGAGGAATTTGAAACACGCTTACGTAAGGTGTGGTTTGGTTCAGAGCCTGAACAGGTTGAGCACTCCATCTGGAAGTGGGGGAAGAAAAATGGATAA
- the pstB gene encoding phosphate ABC transporter ATP-binding protein PstB: MTLQVERKKDVQLQVMKNTNWNKPVYETNGLNLWYGTTHALKNIDLSINEKEVTAIIGPSGCGKSTYLKTLNRMVELVPEVTISGNLTFQGNNILGKAMPVELLRSKVGMVFQKPNPFPKSIYENVAFGPKIHGIRNKAMLDMVVEDSLRKAALWDEVKDRLHKSAYGLSGGQQQRLCIARCLAVDPEVILMDEPTSALDPVSTHKVEELIDSIKNDVTIAIVTHNMQQAARISDRTAFFLNGEIVECDRTATIFNNPTDPLTNDYINGRFG, from the coding sequence ATGACCTTACAAGTAGAGCGTAAAAAGGATGTACAATTACAAGTTATGAAAAACACAAATTGGAATAAACCCGTCTACGAAACAAATGGATTGAACCTGTGGTATGGAACGACTCACGCTCTCAAAAATATTGATCTGTCTATTAACGAAAAAGAAGTGACAGCAATCATCGGACCTTCCGGCTGTGGTAAATCTACGTATTTAAAAACATTAAACCGCATGGTCGAGCTAGTACCTGAGGTAACGATTTCCGGTAACTTAACTTTCCAAGGTAATAATATCCTCGGGAAAGCAATGCCCGTTGAATTGTTACGTTCGAAAGTAGGTATGGTGTTTCAAAAGCCAAATCCATTCCCGAAATCCATTTATGAAAATGTTGCATTCGGTCCAAAAATTCACGGCATCCGCAATAAAGCCATGCTCGACATGGTTGTCGAAGACAGCTTACGCAAAGCCGCACTATGGGACGAAGTAAAAGACCGCCTGCACAAAAGCGCCTACGGACTTTCCGGTGGCCAGCAACAGCGTCTATGCATCGCCCGCTGCCTCGCTGTTGATCCAGAAGTCATTCTAATGGACGAGCCGACATCGGCACTCGATCCCGTTTCTACACATAAAGTAGAAGAGCTGATCGACAGTATCAAAAACGATGTCACTATCGCTATCGTCACACATAACATGCAGCAAGCTGCTCGAATTTCAGATCGCACCGCCTTTTTCCTGAACGGCGAAATCGTCGAATGCGATCGCACTGCCACCATCTTCAACAATCCAACAGACCCATTAACAAACGACTACATCAACGGTCGTTTCGGTTAA
- the pstC gene encoding phosphate ABC transporter permease subunit PstC: MSTTNKEPNIRELIEQKRQSRNIKELFEKAIPTLLFLIASVSILTTIGIIYTLLSETIEFFRRVPFIDFFTGTVLKPLSQTPEFGVLPLILGTVTSSLIAMLVAVPIGLMTAIYLSEYASERVRKVVKPLLEVLAGVPTIVYGFFAFTFVTPLLREVIPNLQATNILSPGIVMGVMIIPMIASLSEDAMSSVPQAMRDGALGLGSTKLEVTRKVVIPAALSGIIASFVLGISRAIGETMIVTIASGSTKNFTFDITQSMQTMTAYIVEVTGGDAATGSTVYYSLYAVAMTLFVFTLVMNIIARAVSRKFREEY, encoded by the coding sequence ATGTCCACAACCAATAAAGAGCCCAATATCCGGGAATTGATTGAACAAAAAAGGCAATCAAGAAACATCAAAGAACTATTTGAAAAAGCGATTCCTACCCTTCTGTTCTTGATCGCTTCTGTGTCCATTTTAACGACAATTGGGATTATCTATACATTACTATCTGAGACGATTGAGTTTTTCAGACGCGTACCGTTTATTGACTTTTTCACGGGAACTGTACTCAAACCACTGAGTCAAACACCTGAATTCGGCGTGCTCCCTCTCATCCTGGGAACGGTCACTTCGTCACTCATTGCCATGCTTGTCGCTGTCCCTATCGGACTCATGACAGCTATCTATTTAAGTGAATACGCGTCAGAACGTGTACGAAAAGTTGTTAAACCATTATTAGAAGTTCTTGCAGGGGTTCCAACGATTGTCTATGGCTTTTTCGCCTTCACATTCGTCACACCCTTATTACGCGAAGTAATTCCAAATCTACAGGCCACAAATATTTTAAGTCCAGGTATTGTTATGGGCGTCATGATCATTCCGATGATTGCTTCCTTATCAGAGGATGCTATGAGCTCTGTACCACAAGCTATGCGTGATGGTGCACTCGGTTTAGGTTCAACTAAACTAGAAGTGACAAGAAAAGTCGTCATCCCCGCTGCCCTATCAGGCATCATCGCCTCCTTCGTACTCGGCATTTCGCGAGCGATTGGTGAAACGATGATTGTGACTATTGCAAGTGGTAGCACGAAAAACTTTACATTCGACATTACACAGTCTATGCAGACGATGACCGCTTATATCGTCGAAGTAACCGGTGGAGATGCTGCCACTGGATCGACTGTTTACTATAGCCTTTATGCAGTTGCCATGACATTATTCGTCTTCACACTCGTGATGAATATCATTGCAAGAGCCGTTTCACGTAAATTTAGGGAGGAATATTAA
- a CDS encoding YtoQ family protein codes for MRLTVYLAGEIHSSWREEVKLKVAALNLPIDFVGPMEDHDRSDNIGEEILGKQPSPIFKDAAASNFNNLRTEILMKKADIVIALFGEQYKQWNTAMDASAAAAFDKPLILIRNEAHHHALKELSRKAHATVETVDQAVKALHYIFE; via the coding sequence ATGCGATTAACCGTTTACCTAGCAGGAGAAATTCACAGTTCATGGCGAGAAGAAGTAAAACTGAAAGTAGCGGCACTGAACTTGCCTATCGACTTCGTTGGTCCGATGGAAGACCATGATCGTTCCGACAACATCGGAGAAGAAATTTTAGGGAAGCAACCTAGCCCTATTTTCAAAGATGCCGCGGCGTCCAACTTCAATAATTTACGCACAGAGATTTTAATGAAGAAAGCCGATATCGTTATTGCCCTTTTCGGCGAACAATATAAACAATGGAATACAGCAATGGATGCCAGCGCCGCCGCTGCATTCGACAAACCACTCATCCTTATTCGTAACGAAGCACATCACCACGCACTGAAAGAACTATCGCGCAAAGCGCACGCCACCGTCGAAACCGTCGACCAAGCCGTGAAAGCATTACATTATATTTTTGAATAA
- the pstA gene encoding phosphate ABC transporter permease PstA, with protein sequence MEQVNQGSVTRRVNFRLLLNSFAKFIFLLSTLFGLIILAVLIYRVVSQGIGWINMDFLTGKLSTRPERAGIMGAILGTAWLMFVVVPVTLFLGVGTALYLELYAKKGKLQGLIQTNIANLAGVPSIVYGILGLTVFVRAMQFGNIILAGGLTMALLILPIVIVASQEAIRSVPNHLSEASYGMGATKWQTIKTTILPVALPGILTGAILSLSRAIGETAPLVVIGIPALLMPFPGGIFDKFTVLPMQIYYWTLDSSLVAEYANLAAATIIVLLVALLILNSSAIVIRNKFQKRY encoded by the coding sequence ATGGAGCAAGTGAATCAAGGTAGCGTTACACGGAGAGTTAATTTCAGATTGCTACTGAATAGCTTTGCTAAATTCATCTTTCTGCTGTCCACACTGTTTGGACTTATTATCCTAGCTGTCCTGATCTATCGTGTTGTCTCCCAAGGTATCGGATGGATCAATATGGATTTCCTAACAGGTAAGCTATCTACTCGCCCTGAACGAGCCGGTATTATGGGTGCGATTCTCGGTACCGCCTGGTTAATGTTTGTCGTTGTTCCTGTCACTCTGTTTTTAGGCGTTGGGACAGCACTTTATCTAGAACTATATGCTAAAAAAGGCAAACTACAAGGTCTTATTCAAACGAATATTGCTAACCTAGCAGGCGTTCCTTCTATCGTTTACGGTATTTTGGGTTTAACCGTTTTTGTCAGAGCCATGCAGTTCGGTAATATTATTTTAGCAGGCGGCTTAACGATGGCATTGCTTATTTTGCCGATTGTCATTGTTGCTAGCCAAGAAGCCATCCGGTCAGTACCCAACCATTTAAGCGAAGCCTCTTATGGAATGGGCGCTACCAAATGGCAAACGATTAAAACAACAATCTTACCCGTTGCACTACCTGGTATCCTAACGGGTGCCATTCTATCTTTATCACGTGCCATTGGGGAAACAGCACCATTAGTCGTTATCGGAATTCCAGCATTATTGATGCCTTTTCCGGGAGGCATTTTCGATAAATTCACCGTACTGCCGATGCAAATCTATTATTGGACACTCGATTCCTCACTCGTTGCAGAATACGCCAATCTAGCAGCAGCAACGATTATCGTTCTGTTAGTCGCTTTGCTCATTCTAAATTCGTCAGCTATCGTTATACGAAATAAATTCCAGAAAAGATATTGA
- the glmM gene encoding phosphoglucosamine mutase, translating to MTKYFGTDGVRGVANKELTPELAFKLGRMGGHVLTKEVQGKSQVLVGRDTRISGQMLESALIAGLLSTGVEVMTLGVISTPGVAYLTRVMNAQAGVMISASHNPVEDNGIKFFGADGYKLTDEQEEEIELLLNAGEDTLPRPVGASIGSITEYFEGGHKYIQYLKQTVDEEFTGIHVALDCAHGATSPLATHLFADLDADLSTMGASPNGLNINDGVGSTHPEELAKLVLEKGAHIGLAFDGDGDRLIAVDENGQIVDGDQIMYIIARHLQSEGRLKSNTVVSTIMSNLGFYKALEEHDIESIATAVGDRYVVEEMRKGNYNLGGEQSGHIVFLDYNTTGDGLLTGLQLVNIMKRTGRKLSDLAGEMTIYPQRLVNIRVTDKNAVTDNERVAKVIEEVEQEMAGDGRVLVRPSGTEPLVRVMVEASTEEDCERLVEQIAEVVRQEMGME from the coding sequence ATGACAAAGTATTTCGGGACTGATGGTGTCCGTGGAGTCGCCAATAAAGAATTGACACCAGAGCTCGCATTTAAACTGGGTAGAATGGGTGGCCATGTATTAACGAAAGAAGTGCAAGGGAAATCACAAGTGCTTGTCGGAAGAGATACGCGTATCTCAGGTCAGATGCTTGAAAGTGCCTTGATTGCAGGGCTTTTGTCGACAGGGGTCGAAGTGATGACGCTTGGCGTAATTAGTACACCTGGTGTTGCTTACTTAACAAGAGTTATGAATGCACAGGCTGGCGTGATGATTTCAGCTTCGCATAACCCAGTTGAAGATAACGGCATTAAGTTTTTTGGTGCTGACGGATACAAGCTAACGGATGAGCAGGAAGAGGAAATTGAGCTACTGCTAAATGCGGGGGAAGACACTTTGCCTCGTCCGGTGGGAGCGAGCATTGGATCCATTACAGAATACTTTGAAGGTGGCCATAAATATATTCAATACCTTAAACAGACGGTCGATGAGGAGTTCACGGGTATCCATGTCGCACTCGATTGCGCGCATGGTGCAACATCCCCGCTCGCAACACATCTATTTGCGGATTTGGATGCGGATTTGTCGACGATGGGTGCTTCTCCAAATGGCTTGAATATTAACGATGGCGTTGGTTCAACTCACCCTGAGGAATTAGCGAAATTAGTCCTTGAAAAAGGTGCTCATATTGGTTTGGCATTTGATGGAGACGGTGATCGTTTGATCGCAGTTGATGAAAATGGACAAATCGTAGATGGAGACCAAATTATGTACATTATTGCTCGTCATCTTCAATCGGAAGGCCGATTGAAATCGAATACAGTTGTTTCAACAATCATGAGTAACTTGGGCTTTTACAAAGCGCTTGAAGAGCATGATATAGAAAGTATAGCAACAGCTGTTGGTGATCGTTATGTTGTAGAAGAAATGAGAAAAGGGAATTATAATCTTGGTGGTGAACAGTCAGGCCATATTGTTTTCCTGGATTATAATACAACGGGTGATGGACTACTGACAGGTTTGCAACTCGTTAATATTATGAAACGAACAGGACGAAAGCTATCTGATCTTGCTGGGGAAATGACAATTTATCCACAGAGACTTGTGAATATTCGTGTGACTGATAAAAATGCGGTAACAGATAATGAGCGAGTGGCGAAAGTTATTGAAGAAGTTGAGCAGGAAATGGCTGGCGACGGTCGCGTGCTTGTTCGTCCTTCAGGCACGGAGCCGCTTGTCCGGGTTATGGTGGAGGCTTCAACGGAAGAGGATTGCGAACGACTCGTTGAACAGATTGCCGAAGTTGTTCGTCAAGAAATGGGAATGGAATAA
- a CDS encoding CdaR family protein, with product MDKLMDSPWFLRLTALFLAIALFVSVRVTEEDNTVGDAQDIIRDVAVDVFYDNENLVVTGVPEKVDMTIDGPKNIVQSTKMLKDFTLKVDLQDLPLGRHTVEIIPENISDKLRVRIDPVTIEVVIEEKITETFKVDPELNERLLAEDFIVTKMDVMPRTIEVTGAKSVIESINFVKASVTGEKGINKSFEHQARVRVLDKDLTKLNVTIVPEQVTVKVEIEEYNKEVPVVLKTRGVPSVGVTIDGITSEEKTIRLFGSRKVLEKITEFVVDVDVSEVVGQGTLDVELKKPKGVSQLSLDKIKVNIDASTLDFNEEASNPNLPVDNEQVATKEFSNIPISVKGLDEKFKGSFVKPTDGLTVLTVTAEKNVIDALVQSDFNVYIDASETIDEGEKVLVVSVEGPSNVKWKLSNDEVTMHIELA from the coding sequence ATGGATAAATTAATGGATAGCCCATGGTTTCTTCGACTCACAGCCTTATTTCTTGCCATCGCTCTGTTCGTGTCTGTCAGGGTGACAGAAGAAGATAATACGGTCGGCGATGCACAGGATATTATCCGTGATGTTGCAGTGGATGTCTTTTATGACAATGAGAATTTAGTGGTAACGGGTGTGCCTGAAAAAGTGGATATGACAATAGATGGGCCGAAAAATATAGTTCAATCGACAAAGATGTTGAAAGATTTCACCTTGAAAGTAGATTTACAGGATTTACCGTTGGGGCGGCATACTGTTGAGATTATACCTGAAAATATCTCCGATAAACTGCGGGTGCGCATAGATCCAGTGACAATTGAGGTTGTCATTGAAGAAAAAATTACAGAAACCTTTAAAGTAGACCCTGAGCTCAATGAGCGTCTACTCGCCGAAGATTTTATTGTTACGAAGATGGATGTAATGCCAAGAACGATAGAAGTAACAGGTGCAAAGAGTGTCATTGAATCGATTAACTTTGTGAAAGCATCTGTGACAGGTGAAAAGGGCATTAATAAGTCATTTGAACATCAGGCGAGAGTCCGTGTACTGGATAAAGACTTGACGAAATTGAACGTGACGATTGTTCCGGAGCAGGTGACGGTCAAAGTTGAAATTGAGGAATATAATAAAGAAGTTCCGGTTGTATTAAAAACGCGTGGTGTACCGAGTGTGGGTGTAACAATCGATGGTATTACGTCTGAGGAAAAAACAATTCGCTTATTTGGTTCACGTAAAGTGTTGGAGAAAATAACGGAATTTGTCGTTGACGTGGATGTTTCCGAAGTTGTGGGGCAGGGCACCTTAGATGTGGAATTAAAGAAACCAAAAGGCGTTTCACAATTATCTTTGGATAAAATTAAAGTGAATATAGACGCCTCCACGTTGGACTTCAATGAGGAAGCGTCCAACCCGAACCTGCCGGTTGATAACGAGCAAGTTGCTACAAAAGAATTTTCAAACATACCTATTTCGGTGAAAGGGCTTGATGAAAAATTCAAAGGCTCATTTGTGAAACCGACGGATGGTCTGACTGTATTGACTGTAACGGCAGAAAAAAATGTAATTGATGCATTGGTACAATCTGATTTCAACGTATACATTGATGCGTCGGAGACGATAGATGAGGGAGAGAAAGTTTTAGTTGTTTCAGTAGAAGGCCCATCCAATGTAAAATGGAAGCTTTCAAATGATGAAGTAACGATGCATATTGAACTTGCCTGA
- a CDS encoding anti-sigma factor has protein sequence MNTCPEHIVHYMHAYLDGDISRDEERELKQHLDSCGQCKEMMNGLTESIAFIGSAVQIQAPANFVNGVMARLPKEKSQAGFQRLLRRHPFLAAAAMFVILMSASLFSSYGNDQQFSVTKQPNLIVEGQTVLVPEGETVKGNIVVKNGELRIEGQVEGNVTVIHGSKYMASTAVVTGTSEEIDKVFDWLWYQMKTTFKNVFSAPTKEEPVTE, from the coding sequence ATGAATACGTGTCCGGAACACATCGTTCATTATATGCACGCGTATTTAGACGGTGATATAAGCCGCGATGAAGAACGGGAGTTGAAACAGCATCTGGATAGCTGTGGGCAATGTAAGGAAATGATGAATGGGCTAACGGAGTCTATTGCTTTTATAGGGAGTGCTGTCCAAATACAAGCACCGGCTAACTTTGTGAATGGAGTCATGGCTCGTCTTCCGAAGGAGAAGTCTCAAGCAGGCTTTCAACGCTTACTGCGCAGGCATCCGTTTTTGGCGGCTGCTGCTATGTTCGTTATTCTTATGAGTGCATCACTTTTTTCAAGCTATGGCAACGACCAGCAATTTTCAGTGACGAAGCAACCGAATTTAATTGTCGAAGGGCAAACGGTGCTGGTGCCGGAAGGTGAAACGGTGAAAGGGAATATTGTTGTGAAAAACGGCGAATTGCGTATTGAAGGTCAGGTAGAAGGCAATGTTACAGTCATTCACGGCTCTAAATATATGGCGTCAACAGCGGTAGTGACGGGAACAAGCGAGGAAATCGATAAAGTATTTGATTGGCTGTGGTATCAGATGAAGACAACCTTCAAGAATGTTTTCTCAGCTCCGACAAAAGAAGAGCCGGTGACTGAGTGA
- a CDS encoding PstS family phosphate ABC transporter substrate-binding protein: MSFKKYLLFLVVAALAVITAACGGADSGTDNKDNTDSTTPATESKVEDSQSADLEGSVTIDGSGTVYPLMARIAEEYMINEQEAVSVEVSRAGTSAGFKKFLVENGTDFNDASRNIKEEEQAEADSLGIEVKELKVALDGLTFVINKDNDWATEMTPEQLVSIFKADSGIVQWSDINPDWPAEDIKAMGPNENHGTYEFFYESILDKQDLVSTVNLQQDYSTLVNLVSEDKNGIAFFGFGYYVNNQDKLGAVHVDFGSGPVEPSLDTISEDGDYADFTRPVFTYLNVDNAKDKAQVLDFAIYAMNNVNTFAGETGFAPIPDAEAKANVDFLNGLK, from the coding sequence ATGTCATTTAAAAAGTATCTTTTATTCCTAGTAGTGGCTGCACTCGCAGTTATCACAGCAGCATGTGGCGGGGCGGATTCAGGAACAGATAACAAAGATAATACTGATTCAACAACACCAGCAACAGAAAGCAAAGTCGAAGACAGTCAATCAGCCGATTTAGAAGGTAGTGTAACAATTGACGGCTCTGGAACAGTTTACCCGTTAATGGCTAGAATCGCTGAAGAATATATGATCAATGAACAAGAAGCAGTTTCTGTCGAAGTAAGCCGCGCGGGAACAAGCGCTGGATTCAAAAAGTTTTTAGTTGAAAACGGCACAGACTTTAACGATGCTTCTCGTAATATCAAAGAAGAAGAACAAGCTGAAGCTGACAGCCTTGGTATCGAAGTAAAAGAGTTAAAAGTAGCATTGGATGGCTTAACGTTCGTCATTAACAAAGACAATGACTGGGCTACAGAAATGACACCTGAACAACTCGTCAGCATTTTTAAAGCAGATAGCGGAATCGTACAATGGTCTGACATCAATCCAGACTGGCCTGCTGAAGACATCAAAGCAATGGGACCAAACGAAAACCACGGAACGTATGAGTTCTTCTATGAAAGTATTCTTGATAAGCAAGACCTAGTAAGCACAGTCAATCTCCAACAAGATTATTCAACACTTGTCAACTTAGTATCTGAAGACAAAAATGGTATTGCATTCTTCGGTTTCGGTTACTACGTCAACAACCAAGATAAGCTAGGCGCAGTACATGTAGACTTCGGAAGTGGTCCAGTTGAACCATCACTTGATACTATTTCAGAGGATGGCGACTATGCCGACTTTACACGCCCTGTCTTTACTTACTTGAATGTGGATAATGCAAAAGACAAAGCACAAGTACTAGACTTCGCAATCTATGCAATGAACAATGTCAATACATTTGCAGGAGAAACGGGCTTCGCACCGATTCCTGATGCAGAAGCAAAAGCCAATGTAGATTTCTTAAACGGCTTGAAATAA